GTGATCATCGGCAGGGCGCTGCCTGAGGTGAGGGATGGCCTAAAACCGGTTCAGCGAAGGATCCTTTACGCCATGTTCAGGGAGGGCCTTCTCCCCGGCAGGAAATATTCAAAAAGCGCCGGTGTTGTCGGAGAAGTCCTGAAGAAATATCATCCCCACGGCGACACGGCCGTTTATGACGCCATGGTCAG
The DNA window shown above is from Thermodesulfovibrionales bacterium and carries:
- a CDS encoding DNA gyrase subunit A encodes the protein MAKVPVNIEEEMKVSYLDYAMSVIIGRALPEVRDGLKPVQRRILYAMFREGLLPGRKYSKSAGVVGEVLKKYHPHGDTAVYDAMV